A window from Syntrophobacterales bacterium encodes these proteins:
- the hisI gene encoding phosphoribosyl-AMP cyclohydrolase has product MTEPDFEKGKGLVPAVVQDCETGDVLMVAYMNREAWQKTLETGKAHYWSRSRQSLWLKGETSGNFQIVREVRIDCDDDTVLLKVDQIGG; this is encoded by the coding sequence ATGACTGAGCCAGATTTTGAAAAAGGGAAAGGGCTTGTGCCCGCTGTCGTGCAGGATTGTGAGACGGGCGACGTGCTGATGGTTGCATACATGAACCGTGAAGCGTGGCAAAAAACCCTGGAAACCGGCAAGGCCCATTATTGGAGCCGTTCCCGCCAAAGCCTTTGGCTGAAAGGCGAGACATCCGGCAATTTTCAGATTGTCCGGGAGGTAAGGATTGATTGCGATGATGATACGGTTTTGCTGAAGGTTGATCAGATCGGCGGCG